The Microbacterium luteum genome includes a region encoding these proteins:
- a CDS encoding sulfite exporter TauE/SafE family protein — MEALKASGTSCDPGEEEANVLIEIAPLLRGAAVVGAGFLAGGLNVVVGAGTLASFPILVLLGFPPLTATMANTVGIVPGSLSGVFVYRRELRAHYRVTRLLLPSSSAGGVTGALLLLHLSADIFAAVIPWLIGIGTLLVLSGPAIKNRIGRVAATDDVDATPFPRRGSKVASVVGAFLLGVYGGYFSAAQGILLVALLGITTTLLMQELNAVKNASVAAVNIIAATVFIFVSPELISWPIVALVALGSILGGLVGGRFARRLPAGLFRGFVVIVGITTVTATVLSH, encoded by the coding sequence TTGGAAGCCTTGAAGGCCTCCGGGACATCTTGTGACCCGGGCGAGGAGGAGGCCAACGTGCTGATAGAAATCGCGCCGCTTCTGCGAGGAGCGGCGGTCGTCGGCGCAGGCTTCCTTGCAGGAGGTCTGAACGTCGTCGTAGGCGCGGGGACACTGGCGTCCTTCCCCATCCTCGTTCTGCTGGGGTTTCCGCCGTTGACGGCGACGATGGCGAACACGGTCGGCATCGTGCCCGGCAGCCTGTCGGGGGTATTCGTCTACCGACGCGAGCTGCGCGCACACTACCGCGTTACTCGCCTACTGCTTCCCTCATCCAGCGCCGGCGGCGTCACCGGCGCGCTCCTCCTCCTGCACTTGTCCGCCGACATCTTCGCTGCCGTCATCCCTTGGCTGATTGGTATCGGTACGCTTCTGGTACTCAGCGGACCCGCCATCAAGAACCGCATCGGCCGCGTGGCGGCAACCGACGACGTCGACGCGACGCCATTCCCTCGCCGAGGTTCGAAAGTCGCCTCCGTGGTCGGCGCGTTCCTGCTCGGAGTTTATGGTGGCTACTTCAGTGCAGCGCAGGGGATCCTCCTCGTCGCCCTGCTCGGGATCACGACGACGTTGCTGATGCAAGAACTCAACGCCGTGAAGAACGCCAGCGTCGCCGCGGTCAACATCATCGCCGCCACGGTCTTCATCTTCGTCTCACCAGAACTGATCTCGTGGCCCATCGTCGCCCTCGTTGCTCTCGGCTCGATCCTGGGAGGATTGGTCGGCGGCAGGTTCGCAAGACGACTCCCCGCAGGCCTGTTCCGCGGGTTCGTCGTCATCGTCGGCATCACCACCGTCACGGCAACGGTCTTAAGCCATTGA